A window from Verrucomicrobiota bacterium encodes these proteins:
- the urtD gene encoding urea ABC transporter ATP-binding protein UrtD — MKPEFILAIEGANKTFDGFQAIRDLNFYMDRGELRTVIGPNGAGKTTLLDLITGRSKPDSGKIEFEKDTDLTRLNEYQINRLGIGRKFQTPSVYTDHTVFENILLSLQGNRGVFAALFSRVTSAQRDQIQEILNTVGLADKADWIAGNLAHGQKQWLEIGMLLAQNPKLLLVDEPTAGMTDEETARTGELLMSLVPKHSVVVIEHDMTFVRQIARKVTVLHEGSVLCEGTVDQVQSDERVVEVYLGRKKKAEAA; from the coding sequence GTGAAACCCGAATTCATCCTCGCAATCGAAGGCGCCAACAAGACGTTCGATGGCTTTCAAGCCATCCGCGACCTGAATTTCTACATGGACCGCGGCGAGTTGCGCACCGTCATCGGCCCGAATGGCGCGGGCAAAACCACTTTGCTGGACCTGATCACGGGCCGGAGCAAGCCGGATTCCGGCAAAATCGAATTCGAGAAGGATACGGATCTGACGCGCCTTAACGAATACCAGATCAACCGGCTGGGCATTGGGCGCAAATTCCAGACGCCGTCCGTTTACACGGATCACACCGTTTTCGAGAACATTCTCCTTTCGCTCCAAGGCAACCGCGGCGTTTTCGCGGCGTTGTTCTCGCGCGTCACCTCGGCGCAGCGCGATCAAATTCAGGAGATTCTGAACACAGTCGGCCTCGCGGACAAAGCGGATTGGATCGCGGGGAACCTTGCGCACGGCCAGAAGCAGTGGCTCGAAATTGGCATGTTGCTCGCCCAGAACCCGAAGTTGCTGCTCGTGGACGAACCCACCGCCGGCATGACCGACGAAGAAACCGCGCGCACCGGCGAACTGCTCATGAGCCTGGTTCCCAAGCACAGCGTGGTCGTCATCGAGCACGACATGACGTTCGTCCGCCAAATCGCGCGCAAGGTCACGGTGCTCCACGAGGGCAGCGTTCTTTGTGAAGGCACCGTGGACCAGGTGCAAAGCGACGAACGCGTGGTTGAGGTATATCTGGGGAGGAAGAAGAAGGCGGAGGCCGCGTGA
- the urtA gene encoding urea ABC transporter substrate-binding protein — MKNTLNKLLALAALSYTATAAETVKVGVLHSLSGTMAISETSLKDVLLFTFDEINSSGGIKIGGKSHKIEPVVVDPASNWPLFAEKAEQLLVKDKVAVVFGCWTSVSRKSVLPVFERNNGLLFYPVQYEGEEQSKNIFYTAEAINQQATPAVDFLIADGRKKFYLLGSDYVYPRTTNKVLKKYLRAKGFRVPEEGEAFDPVKHDVYEEYTPFGHQDYQTIVANIKKFSAGGKACVVNTLNGDTNVPFFKEFANAGLTSENCPVVSFSISEDEFRSLPTKDLVGHLGCWTYFQTVNTPENKKFTQDFFAWLKTKAPGDVKKEGRVTCSPMNLSRIGVYLWKQAVEKAGSFEVDKVRGAMVGLKFKAPTGEVTMQANHHLKNPVFIGETLPNGQFKIIKSLGAIAGEPWSEKFLPKL; from the coding sequence ATGAAAAACACACTCAACAAACTGCTCGCCCTGGCGGCGCTCTCATACACCGCCACGGCAGCCGAGACCGTCAAAGTCGGCGTGCTGCACTCGCTCAGCGGCACGATGGCGATCAGCGAAACGTCCCTGAAAGACGTGTTGCTCTTCACCTTCGATGAAATCAACAGCTCCGGCGGCATCAAAATCGGCGGAAAAAGCCACAAAATCGAACCGGTCGTCGTGGACCCCGCCTCGAACTGGCCGCTCTTCGCTGAGAAAGCCGAACAACTGCTCGTCAAAGACAAAGTCGCGGTGGTATTCGGCTGCTGGACCTCGGTGAGCCGCAAGTCCGTGCTGCCCGTCTTCGAGCGGAACAACGGCTTGCTCTTTTACCCGGTGCAGTACGAAGGGGAAGAACAGTCGAAGAACATCTTCTACACCGCGGAGGCGATCAATCAGCAGGCCACTCCTGCCGTGGATTTCTTGATCGCGGATGGCCGGAAGAAGTTCTACCTCCTGGGCTCGGACTACGTGTATCCGCGCACAACGAACAAAGTGCTCAAAAAATATTTGCGCGCGAAAGGATTCCGGGTGCCGGAGGAAGGCGAGGCCTTCGATCCCGTCAAGCACGACGTGTATGAAGAGTACACGCCGTTCGGGCATCAGGATTACCAGACCATCGTGGCCAACATCAAAAAGTTTTCCGCCGGCGGCAAGGCCTGCGTCGTCAACACGCTCAACGGCGACACCAATGTGCCGTTCTTCAAAGAGTTCGCCAACGCTGGGTTGACTTCGGAGAATTGCCCAGTCGTCTCCTTCAGCATTTCGGAAGACGAATTCCGCAGCCTGCCCACGAAGGACCTGGTCGGCCACCTGGGTTGCTGGACTTACTTCCAAACCGTCAACACGCCCGAGAACAAGAAGTTCACTCAGGATTTCTTCGCCTGGCTCAAGACCAAAGCGCCGGGCGACGTGAAAAAGGAAGGCCGCGTGACTTGCAGCCCGATGAACCTCTCGCGCATCGGAGTGTATCTCTGGAAGCAAGCGGTCGAGAAGGCGGGTTCGTTTGAGGTGGACAAAGTTCGCGGCGCCATGGTGGGTCTGAAATTCAAGGCACCCACGGGCGAAGTGACCATGCAGGCCAATCATCACTTGAAGAATCCCGTGTTCATCGGCGAGACGCTGCCGAACGGACAGTTCAAGATCATCAAGTCGCTCGGCGCAATTGCGGGCGAACCCTGGAGCGAGAAGTTTTTGCCGAAGCTGTAA
- a CDS encoding terpene cyclase/mutase family protein has product MKPILSTCGFEPDLRRIFLAFALLAGVPASRAGDSAAEQPQIGKAVEAGLRTLEKSAAIYSEKRACFSCHHQTLPMQAMVIARQHGFKIDENLFRAQARFTHESFRSRAGDLRDGTGIGGKSMTVGYGLWALHLANWDRDDTTAAMIAYLLKTQAEDGRFWSNTVRPPLEDSAFTATTIVAYYMQRFLSTSDASAAEGAVAKAKRWLVENRPKTQEDRNSRFWGLHLLGADREQIETARVAVQEGQQPDGGWAQLAEMKSDAYATGQTLFVLRETGMPVDHSVYQRGVRFLLDTQLEDGTWHVKTRSKPVQTFFDAGFPHDRDQFISVCATSWAVAALAAAHAR; this is encoded by the coding sequence ATGAAACCCATTCTCTCGACCTGCGGCTTTGAACCTGATCTCCGGCGGATATTCTTGGCCTTCGCGCTCCTGGCTGGCGTGCCGGCCTCGCGGGCCGGGGATTCGGCCGCTGAACAGCCGCAGATTGGCAAGGCTGTCGAAGCCGGTTTGCGGACTTTGGAGAAAAGCGCCGCCATTTACTCGGAAAAGCGCGCCTGTTTTTCGTGCCACCATCAAACCCTCCCCATGCAAGCCATGGTGATCGCGCGCCAGCATGGATTCAAAATCGACGAGAATCTTTTCCGAGCGCAAGCCCGCTTTACGCATGAGTCTTTCCGCTCCCGCGCCGGCGATCTCAGGGACGGGACCGGCATCGGCGGCAAATCCATGACCGTCGGTTACGGTCTCTGGGCGTTGCACCTGGCGAATTGGGACCGCGACGACACGACCGCGGCCATGATCGCGTATCTCCTGAAAACGCAAGCGGAGGATGGCCGCTTCTGGAGCAACACCGTCCGCCCGCCTTTGGAGGACTCGGCCTTCACCGCCACGACAATTGTGGCTTATTACATGCAAAGATTCCTTTCGACGAGCGACGCCTCCGCCGCAGAAGGAGCCGTTGCCAAAGCCAAGCGGTGGCTTGTCGAAAACCGCCCCAAGACTCAGGAAGATCGGAATTCGCGGTTCTGGGGCTTGCACTTGCTGGGTGCAGACCGCGAGCAGATCGAAACGGCGCGCGTCGCGGTGCAAGAAGGCCAGCAGCCCGACGGCGGGTGGGCGCAGCTCGCCGAGATGAAGAGCGACGCCTACGCCACAGGACAGACCTTGTTCGTGTTGCGCGAAACGGGAATGCCGGTCGATCACTCCGTCTATCAGCGCGGCGTTCGGTTCCTGCTCGATACGCAATTGGAGGACGGCACGTGGCACGTGAAGACACGATCCAAACCGGTGCAAACGTTCTTCGACGCCGGTTTCCCGCACGACAGGGACCAGTTCATCTCCGTCTGCGCTACAAGCTGGGCCGTGGCGGCGCTCGCCGCGGCGCATGCCCGCTAG
- the urtC gene encoding urea ABC transporter permease subunit UrtC produces the protein MPLPKRELLWLTLLALIGLVVLPCLNAFVPKESAFHVSSFAISLYGKYLCYAVVALGVGILWGYTGLLSLGQCLFFALGGYAMGMHLILMIGERGVYKSRLPDYMVFLEFDKRFPETGGLPPWFIPFQNFTFAAGAVIWVPALVALVFGVLAFRARIKGVYFSILTQALTYAACLMFFRNDFTFGGNNGFTDFKDVLGHDLNAPGTKRALYIASGLLLLATYLLCRWITSTRFGKIQRAIRDSENRVLFSGYATANFKLFIFVFAAIISGVAGALYVPQVGIINPSEMSPDKSLEAVVWVAVGGRNSLVGPILGALGVNWLKSYTTHSWPEYWLFILGGLFVFVTLFTPKGIAGLPEQFRALKQRWLPRSSPALSAKTEAPNGPVATEDLP, from the coding sequence ATGCCCCTGCCCAAACGCGAACTACTCTGGCTGACGCTGCTGGCCTTGATCGGCCTGGTCGTCCTGCCTTGCCTGAACGCGTTCGTGCCCAAGGAAAGCGCTTTCCACGTCAGCAGCTTCGCCATTTCGTTGTATGGAAAATACCTGTGCTACGCCGTGGTGGCGCTGGGCGTCGGCATTCTCTGGGGTTACACCGGCCTCCTCAGCCTGGGGCAATGCCTGTTTTTCGCGCTCGGCGGTTATGCGATGGGCATGCACTTGATCCTCATGATCGGCGAGCGCGGCGTTTACAAGAGCCGGCTGCCGGACTACATGGTGTTTCTCGAATTCGACAAGCGTTTTCCGGAAACCGGCGGGTTGCCGCCCTGGTTCATTCCATTTCAGAACTTCACCTTCGCTGCGGGCGCCGTGATCTGGGTGCCTGCGCTGGTCGCGCTGGTCTTCGGCGTTCTCGCCTTTCGCGCGCGCATCAAAGGCGTCTATTTCTCGATCCTGACCCAGGCGCTCACTTACGCCGCGTGTCTGATGTTTTTTCGCAACGACTTCACGTTCGGCGGCAACAATGGATTCACCGATTTCAAAGATGTGCTCGGCCACGATCTCAATGCGCCCGGGACCAAACGCGCCTTGTATATCGCGTCGGGTCTGCTGCTCCTGGCGACGTATCTTCTGTGCCGCTGGATCACTTCCACCCGGTTCGGCAAAATCCAGCGCGCGATCCGGGACAGCGAGAATCGCGTGCTCTTTTCCGGTTACGCGACGGCGAATTTCAAGCTCTTCATCTTTGTGTTCGCCGCCATCATTTCAGGCGTCGCCGGCGCGCTTTACGTTCCGCAAGTCGGCATTATCAACCCCAGCGAAATGTCCCCCGACAAATCGTTGGAAGCGGTGGTCTGGGTCGCGGTGGGAGGGCGCAACTCGCTCGTGGGTCCGATTCTGGGCGCTCTGGGCGTGAACTGGCTCAAGAGCTACACCACCCATTCTTGGCCGGAATACTGGCTCTTCATTCTGGGCGGCTTGTTTGTGTTCGTCACGCTCTTCACGCCCAAAGGAATCGCCGGTCTGCCGGAACAATTCCGCGCCTTGAAGCAGCGCTGGTTGCCGCGTTCCTCTCCGGCATTGTCAGCGAAAACCGAGGCGCCCAACGGGCCGGTGGCCACGGAGGATCTCCCGTGA
- a CDS encoding DUF1501 domain-containing protein encodes MQRTPPFLHAGLSRRQMLQVSSLGFGALALRFLLHAQASSVSPAHGPDPRRLRPHFPARANAVILLMQNGGPSQMDLFDPKPDLKQHDGKVHSVKVEMFQKGSEANKLMGTPFAFHRQGQCGMELSEVIPHIGALADDITLVRSMHTEHNNHTEALVMFNTGKIFPGRPALGSWISYALGTENQNLPAYIVLRDPDGYNTSGTLLWQNGWLPARYRGTEVSTKGAPVLNLHPAVPVPSEVQRDKLDLLAKLNQAHRAQYSYESELEARIQNYELAARMQLAAEGTLDLARESEATRKFYGIDNPVTAGYGLRCLMARRLVEAGVRFVQIFPPVKPQFQPWDSHKNVKTELEEICRMTDLPSAALIQDLKARGLLDSTIVIWAGEFGRLPVSQNGTGRDHNRNAFSLFLAGGGFKAGQVHGATDEVGYRAVEERVSVPDLHATILHQLGLDHDKLAYPHHGREETLTDSPVSRARVVSEILA; translated from the coding sequence ATGCAAAGAACGCCTCCATTCCTTCACGCCGGCCTGTCGCGCCGGCAAATGCTCCAGGTCTCAAGCCTGGGGTTCGGCGCGCTGGCGTTGAGATTCCTTCTACACGCGCAAGCCTCATCGGTTTCGCCAGCCCACGGCCCGGACCCGCGGCGTTTGCGCCCGCATTTCCCGGCCAGGGCCAACGCGGTCATCCTGCTGATGCAGAACGGCGGGCCCAGCCAGATGGATTTGTTCGATCCGAAACCGGACCTGAAACAGCACGACGGCAAGGTCCACAGCGTCAAAGTCGAAATGTTCCAGAAAGGGAGCGAGGCGAACAAATTGATGGGGACACCGTTCGCTTTCCACCGCCAAGGCCAGTGCGGGATGGAGCTTTCCGAAGTGATTCCTCACATTGGCGCGCTGGCGGATGACATCACGCTGGTGCGCTCGATGCACACCGAACACAACAATCACACCGAAGCGCTCGTGATGTTCAACACGGGCAAGATCTTTCCCGGACGGCCCGCGCTCGGCTCCTGGATCAGCTATGCGCTCGGCACCGAGAACCAGAATCTGCCAGCCTATATCGTCCTGCGGGATCCCGATGGCTACAACACGAGCGGCACGCTGCTCTGGCAAAACGGCTGGCTGCCCGCCCGGTATCGCGGCACCGAAGTCAGCACCAAAGGCGCGCCCGTCCTGAATTTGCACCCCGCGGTTCCGGTTCCTTCAGAAGTGCAGCGCGACAAGCTCGACCTGCTCGCGAAGCTGAATCAAGCGCACCGCGCACAATACTCCTACGAATCCGAACTCGAAGCGCGCATCCAGAATTACGAACTCGCCGCCCGCATGCAGTTGGCGGCGGAAGGAACGTTGGATCTGGCCCGCGAGTCCGAGGCCACCCGGAAGTTTTACGGCATCGATAACCCAGTGACGGCAGGCTACGGATTGCGTTGTCTGATGGCGCGGCGGCTGGTCGAAGCCGGCGTCCGGTTCGTTCAGATTTTCCCGCCGGTAAAACCGCAGTTCCAGCCGTGGGACAGCCACAAGAACGTCAAAACAGAACTCGAGGAAATCTGCCGCATGACCGATCTGCCGTCGGCGGCGCTGATCCAGGATCTCAAAGCGCGCGGATTGCTCGACTCGACCATTGTGATCTGGGCCGGTGAATTCGGGCGTTTGCCCGTCTCGCAAAATGGAACGGGCCGCGACCACAATCGCAATGCGTTCAGCCTTTTCCTGGCGGGCGGCGGATTCAAAGCGGGCCAGGTTCACGGCGCGACCGACGAGGTGGGTTACCGGGCGGTCGAGGAGCGGGTGAGCGTGCCGGACCTCCACGCCACGATCCTTCACCAGCTCGGCCTCGACCACGACAAACTGGCTTATCCGCACCATGGCCGCGAAGAAACGCTCACGGACTCGCCCGTGAGCCGCGCGCGCGTGGTGAGCGAGATTCTGGCGTGA
- the urtB gene encoding urea ABC transporter permease subunit UrtB yields MGAGERGGPEAAHPLFCRTTTTANWTMNQRGHSSARQGLGLPQSSAAFEFLPPNARRRRVEAAFWRLAKVGGPCSLHAIIPSGIPTGFCPKAQGCEEQRRLVESKTSRTNRDSCEVPLVSEPCARLMNPVGRIRPGEPLDVHGTRPTRLAGDRLALPSGSKEALSDYRTCLRPTSPPLPLPGGEFCPASQVPVPLEGAKGWVGSQGASMIFAFLLLLTASFTHANPAERANLLKAIFDDGGNQIGLVQSLVSSSDPLIAQTLAAWPKGGVFVHETNDTKIAYILDPQGDEQNRQKAISVADGELLKDGSGKPLLFSERDLRPVDTTRSLRSAIKRTLDLMALSNPDPKFRRDAANRLGFEQNSDYVPVFQARLEKETVPVVRKALQEAVAITQLASEDAPTRRKGIETLGELRSISAPTLLKRILAEAKADPKKYDAETVKAAGASLAKIETYMFWGETVGRIFRGLSLGAVLLVAALGLAITFGLMGIINMAHGEMIMVGAYAAFVTQRFFLDDKLQPLAFFDWYFPLALVTGFLSAGAIGLMLERGIIRFLYARPLESLLATWGVSLILQQAFRRIFGAANVSVISPGCLKGTYEAWDILFAYNRVFLILFGVLIVVATYLLMNKTAIGLQIRAVMQNRNMAACVGVRTDRMNMITFAFGSGLAGLAGACLSLIGNIGPQLGQSYIVDCFMIVVLGGVGNLAGTVCASWGVGTTDQMLQPFMGAVLGKITVLVAIILFLQWRPAGLFVTRTRGLEG; encoded by the coding sequence ATGGGTGCTGGTGAGAGGGGTGGGCCGGAGGCGGCCCACCCCTTGTTTTGTCGGACGACAACAACCGCGAATTGGACCATGAACCAGAGGGGACACTCCTCCGCGCGACAGGGTCTTGGACTGCCTCAGTCCTCTGCCGCTTTTGAATTCCTCCCGCCAAACGCCCGGCGCCGCCGCGTCGAAGCGGCGTTTTGGCGCCTCGCAAAAGTGGGAGGACCCTGCTCCTTGCACGCAATTATCCCATCTGGAATCCCAACGGGATTCTGCCCCAAAGCCCAGGGTTGCGAGGAGCAGAGGCGACTGGTGGAATCCAAAACCTCGAGGACGAACCGTGATTCATGCGAAGTTCCCTTGGTTTCAGAACCATGCGCTCGGCTCATGAACCCGGTAGGGCGAATCCGTCCCGGCGAGCCGCTCGACGTGCATGGAACACGTCCGACTCGGCTCGCTGGGGACAGGCTCGCCCTACCGTCTGGTTCAAAGGAAGCTCTGAGTGACTATCGGACCTGCTTGCGGCCCACGAGCCCACCCCTTCCCCTGCCAGGAGGGGAGTTCTGTCCGGCGTCGCAGGTCCCAGTTCCCCTGGAAGGAGCGAAGGGGTGGGTGGGTTCACAGGGAGCCTCCATGATCTTCGCCTTTCTCCTCTTGCTGACCGCCAGCTTCACGCACGCCAATCCCGCCGAACGCGCGAACTTGCTCAAGGCCATTTTCGACGACGGCGGCAACCAGATCGGACTGGTGCAATCGCTAGTCAGTTCGAGCGATCCCCTCATCGCTCAAACGCTCGCCGCGTGGCCCAAGGGCGGCGTTTTCGTCCACGAAACCAACGACACAAAAATCGCTTACATTCTCGACCCGCAGGGCGACGAACAAAACCGCCAGAAAGCGATTAGCGTCGCGGACGGAGAATTGCTAAAGGACGGTTCCGGAAAACCGTTGCTCTTTTCGGAGAGAGACCTGAGGCCGGTCGATACCACGCGTTCCTTGCGCAGCGCCATCAAGCGCACGCTCGACTTGATGGCGCTTTCCAATCCGGATCCCAAATTCCGCCGCGACGCCGCCAATCGCCTCGGCTTCGAGCAGAACTCGGATTACGTGCCCGTCTTTCAAGCGCGCCTGGAGAAGGAAACCGTGCCCGTCGTGCGCAAAGCGTTGCAGGAGGCCGTCGCGATCACGCAGTTGGCCAGCGAGGACGCGCCGACTCGGCGCAAAGGCATCGAGACGCTTGGCGAACTGAGGTCGATCAGCGCGCCCACCTTGCTGAAAAGAATTCTGGCTGAAGCCAAGGCCGACCCGAAGAAATACGACGCCGAGACCGTGAAGGCCGCCGGCGCCTCCCTGGCAAAGATCGAAACTTACATGTTCTGGGGCGAAACGGTGGGACGCATCTTTCGCGGCCTCAGCCTCGGCGCGGTGTTGCTCGTGGCGGCGCTGGGGCTGGCGATCACGTTTGGTTTGATGGGCATCATCAATATGGCCCACGGCGAAATGATCATGGTCGGCGCCTACGCGGCTTTCGTGACGCAACGCTTCTTTCTAGACGACAAGCTGCAACCGCTCGCCTTCTTCGATTGGTATTTCCCGCTCGCGCTGGTCACGGGTTTCCTTTCCGCGGGAGCGATTGGCCTGATGTTGGAGCGCGGCATCATACGCTTTCTCTACGCCCGCCCGTTGGAATCGCTCCTGGCGACGTGGGGTGTCAGCCTCATTTTGCAGCAGGCGTTCCGCCGCATCTTCGGCGCCGCGAACGTCTCCGTGATCTCGCCAGGCTGCCTGAAAGGGACGTACGAGGCCTGGGACATTCTCTTCGCTTACAATCGAGTGTTCCTGATCCTCTTCGGCGTTCTCATCGTGGTCGCGACTTATTTGCTGATGAATAAAACCGCGATCGGCCTGCAAATCCGGGCGGTGATGCAAAACCGCAACATGGCGGCGTGCGTCGGCGTGCGAACGGACCGCATGAACATGATCACCTTCGCGTTCGGGTCCGGGTTGGCGGGACTGGCGGGCGCGTGCCTTTCGTTGATCGGGAACATCGGCCCGCAGCTTGGCCAATCCTACATCGTGGATTGTTTCATGATCGTCGTCCTGGGGGGCGTGGGCAACTTGGCGGGAACGGTCTGCGCCTCCTGGGGCGTCGGCACCACGGATCAAATGCTGCAACCGTTCATGGGCGCCGTGCTGGGCAAGATCACCGTGCTGGTCGCGATCATCCTGTTCCTGCAATGGCGGCCCGCGGGATTGTTCGTCACGCGGACCCGCGGTCTGGAAGGGTAG
- a CDS encoding elongation factor G, producing the protein MKEYPSADIRNFAIIGHATAGKTMLSECMLACAGVINRLGSIANGSTVSDYHEDEHKRQISIHASLLHLEWQGKKFNFIDTPGYLDFISESLGALRVADFALVVIHANHGVLVGTDQVWESATANGIPKMIVINAVDKENANFDMVLEQARKRFGDRVFPMTLPVNPGPGFNQVLDVMRNEIITYQTDGSGKFQEALATGKWEERVKQLHQELIEHIAESDDALLEKFFDQGGLSEDEMRAGVHTAVQKQTFIPLFCTAAETNVGVARLMDFIAKYGSSPVDRKTVKGLDINDAEVEISLTNPDPVVYVFKTISEAQFGELSYVRAYSGTVRFGMDLYNTSRKASEKIGQIYILNGKNRAMVNNLTAGDIGAFIKLKNTHTGDTLCEAKKFVSLPKVTYPKPNIHAALKLNSKGDEDKIAQGLSALHEEDPTFIYHVDSELHQTVISAQGELHLQVVSDRLKRRYKVDIELVAPKIRFRETIKNKGESKYRHKKQTGGAGQFAEVWMRIEPKPRNTGVEFTQTLTGQNVDRAFVPSVEKGVMRACTEGILAGYRVVDVKIDFYDGKMHPVDSKDVAFQTAGYYAFKEAFAAAKACLLEPIHVIEIKMPEDCMGKVMGDLSSRRGKILGMDAVGAYQIVKAHVPAMELYHYSTTLRSLTGGRAFHTEDFDHYEEMPRELEQKIIAESKKGKEAAQNE; encoded by the coding sequence ATGAAAGAGTACCCTTCTGCGGACATTCGCAATTTCGCCATCATCGGACACGCCACCGCGGGCAAGACCATGCTCAGCGAGTGCATGCTCGCCTGCGCGGGCGTGATCAACCGGCTCGGCAGCATCGCCAATGGCAGCACGGTCTCCGACTACCACGAGGACGAGCACAAACGGCAGATTTCCATCCATGCCTCGCTCCTGCATCTGGAGTGGCAGGGGAAGAAATTCAACTTCATCGACACGCCGGGCTACCTCGATTTCATCAGCGAAAGCCTGGGCGCGCTCCGGGTCGCGGACTTCGCCCTCGTGGTGATCCACGCCAATCACGGCGTGCTCGTGGGCACGGATCAAGTCTGGGAATCTGCCACCGCCAATGGCATCCCAAAAATGATCGTCATCAATGCGGTCGATAAAGAGAACGCCAATTTCGACATGGTGCTCGAACAAGCGCGAAAACGGTTTGGCGACCGCGTTTTTCCCATGACCCTTCCCGTCAATCCCGGCCCTGGCTTCAATCAGGTGCTCGACGTGATGCGCAACGAAATCATCACCTACCAGACCGACGGCAGCGGCAAATTCCAGGAGGCCCTCGCCACCGGCAAATGGGAGGAGCGCGTCAAGCAGCTCCACCAGGAACTCATCGAGCACATCGCGGAATCCGATGACGCGCTCCTGGAAAAATTTTTCGACCAGGGCGGATTGTCCGAAGACGAAATGCGTGCCGGGGTGCACACAGCCGTTCAGAAGCAGACGTTCATTCCCCTGTTCTGCACCGCCGCCGAAACGAATGTCGGCGTCGCGCGCCTCATGGATTTCATTGCCAAATACGGTTCTTCACCCGTGGACCGCAAAACGGTCAAGGGTCTCGACATCAATGACGCCGAGGTGGAGATTTCGCTGACGAATCCCGACCCGGTGGTGTATGTCTTCAAAACGATCAGCGAAGCGCAATTTGGCGAATTGTCTTATGTCCGGGCTTACTCCGGCACGGTGCGCTTCGGGATGGACCTGTACAACACCTCGCGCAAGGCGTCGGAGAAAATCGGCCAGATTTACATCCTGAACGGGAAGAATCGCGCCATGGTCAACAACTTGACCGCCGGCGATATCGGCGCCTTCATCAAATTGAAAAACACACACACCGGCGACACGTTGTGCGAGGCCAAGAAATTTGTTTCCCTGCCCAAGGTGACTTATCCGAAGCCGAACATCCATGCCGCGCTCAAGCTCAACTCCAAAGGCGACGAAGACAAGATCGCGCAGGGTTTGTCCGCGTTGCACGAGGAAGATCCGACGTTCATCTATCACGTCGATTCCGAGCTGCACCAGACCGTAATCTCGGCTCAGGGCGAGTTGCATCTTCAAGTGGTTTCGGACCGCCTGAAACGGCGCTACAAGGTCGATATTGAATTGGTGGCGCCGAAGATTCGGTTCCGTGAAACGATCAAGAACAAGGGCGAGTCCAAATACCGTCACAAGAAACAGACGGGCGGCGCCGGCCAGTTCGCGGAAGTCTGGATGCGCATTGAGCCGAAGCCGCGCAACACCGGCGTCGAATTCACTCAGACTCTCACGGGCCAGAACGTGGACCGCGCCTTCGTGCCCTCCGTAGAAAAGGGCGTCATGCGCGCCTGCACCGAGGGCATTCTGGCCGGATACCGGGTGGTGGACGTGAAGATTGATTTCTACGATGGCAAAATGCACCCGGTGGACTCCAAGGACGTGGCGTTCCAGACCGCCGGCTATTACGCGTTCAAGGAAGCGTTCGCCGCAGCCAAAGCGTGCCTTTTGGAACCCATCCACGTGATCGAGATCAAGATGCCCGAGGATTGCATGGGCAAGGTGATGGGCGATCTTTCCAGCCGCCGGGGAAAAATCTTGGGCATGGACGCGGTGGGAGCCTATCAGATTGTCAAGGCGCATGTGCCGGCGATGGAGCTTTATCATTACTCCACGACGTTGCGTTCGCTCACCGGCGGGCGCGCGTTTCACACCGAAGATTTCGATCATTACGAGGAGATGCCGCGCGAGCTGGAGCAAAAGATCATTGCCGAAAGCAAGAAGGGCAAGGAGGCGGCTCAGAATGAGTGA
- a CDS encoding ABC transporter ATP-binding protein, translating into MLSLTNLSVSYDGSRILRNVSLTVPPGQVVCLMGRNGVGKTTTLKAIAGVVQTDSGSVKLGDTKLVGLKPEHRARHGLGYVPQGRDIFPNLTVRENLRIGAIAQGRKINGEMDRVLELFPVLKEMLQRKGGVLSGGQQQQLAIGRALLTNPKVLLLDEPTEGIQPNIIDHIGETIKKLRSNGFDRGVKEALGEAIDKVRAEGKMGILLVEQYLDFCLEVGDSFYIMDRGSIVANGPVSELNDDIVKQHLTV; encoded by the coding sequence ATGCTCTCCCTCACCAACCTCAGCGTCAGTTACGACGGCTCACGCATCTTGCGCAACGTCAGCCTGACCGTGCCGCCGGGCCAGGTCGTCTGCCTTATGGGCCGCAACGGCGTCGGCAAAACAACCACCCTCAAAGCCATCGCGGGCGTCGTTCAAACCGATTCCGGTTCCGTGAAGCTCGGCGACACCAAACTCGTCGGCCTGAAGCCGGAGCATCGCGCCCGCCACGGACTCGGCTACGTGCCGCAGGGACGCGACATCTTTCCGAACCTCACGGTCCGAGAAAACCTGCGCATCGGCGCTATTGCTCAAGGAAGGAAAATCAACGGAGAAATGGATCGCGTGCTCGAATTGTTTCCCGTCCTGAAAGAAATGCTCCAGCGCAAGGGCGGCGTGCTCAGCGGCGGCCAGCAGCAGCAGCTTGCGATTGGCCGCGCGTTGCTGACGAATCCGAAGGTGTTGCTCCTGGATGAACCGACCGAAGGCATCCAGCCCAACATTATCGATCACATCGGCGAGACAATTAAAAAGCTCCGTTCGAACGGCTTCGACCGCGGCGTCAAGGAAGCTCTCGGAGAAGCGATCGATAAAGTCCGCGCTGAAGGGAAAATGGGGATTCTCCTCGTCGAGCAATATCTTGATTTCTGCCTGGAGGTCGGCGACAGCTTCTACATCATGGACCGCGGTTCCATCGTCGCTAACGGTCCCGTTTCCGAACTCAATGACGACATCGTCAAGCAACACCTGACCGTATGA